One Synechococcus sp. PROS-9-1 DNA window includes the following coding sequences:
- a CDS encoding FAD-binding oxidoreductase, with protein MTKHAALWNPMADDSHPAGWISADAISLSKLIRQGIQPKPLQVCAGGTSSRCAADGLWTLDLRARHRQLIINEEGDEVEIGAGLTMAEVLEGLQTQGRSIPVGLSTVPGCGFVLTGGIGPLSRSQGLAMDHIVGLRGVWGNGDIFDLSVPANPASAGTAFSAGSDNQDETQQQWKGLLGAAPFLAVVTAIRLRTQRLTPLVIWRSVGSVQQLAIAVEAAEQWKHSASLQWAWNERIELFIACSADDPAAMTAVQTLKTLLGHCAESSMTIVPGQHAQPPFGALATSTAAKGRFHSEVISRLGPAWGQRLPSLLADLNQLMSERPHPGCQISAQQLGGMSSQVPVSRTSFIHRDAIWKPWINAVWNANDQEGRERALDWLFHANTILTESCPGVHLAQIHPHLSCHKAELNDAFQNWLPGLNQLKSHHDPYGLLPPL; from the coding sequence GTGACAAAGCACGCTGCGCTTTGGAATCCAATGGCAGACGATTCACACCCAGCGGGTTGGATCTCTGCTGACGCAATCTCTCTCTCCAAGCTGATACGCCAAGGGATCCAGCCAAAGCCCTTGCAGGTTTGCGCAGGGGGCACCAGCAGTCGCTGTGCCGCGGATGGACTTTGGACACTCGATTTAAGAGCGCGCCATCGCCAGCTGATCATCAACGAAGAAGGAGATGAGGTGGAGATTGGGGCCGGGCTCACCATGGCCGAGGTTTTAGAGGGTCTTCAAACCCAGGGACGCTCGATCCCCGTTGGCCTTTCCACCGTTCCAGGCTGTGGCTTTGTCCTGACGGGTGGGATTGGTCCGCTGAGCAGATCACAGGGCCTTGCCATGGATCACATCGTGGGCCTGCGAGGTGTCTGGGGAAATGGCGACATCTTTGACCTTTCAGTGCCGGCCAACCCTGCAAGCGCTGGAACAGCATTTAGCGCTGGATCAGACAATCAGGACGAAACGCAGCAGCAGTGGAAAGGGCTGCTCGGTGCTGCTCCCTTCCTTGCGGTAGTCACTGCGATCCGGCTGCGGACTCAGAGGCTCACACCTTTAGTGATTTGGCGGAGCGTAGGCAGCGTTCAGCAACTTGCTATCGCCGTGGAGGCAGCGGAACAGTGGAAGCACAGCGCCAGCTTGCAATGGGCCTGGAACGAAAGAATTGAGCTGTTCATCGCTTGTAGCGCTGACGACCCTGCCGCGATGACAGCGGTGCAGACGCTGAAAACGCTGCTTGGCCACTGCGCTGAATCGAGCATGACCATCGTGCCCGGCCAACATGCTCAGCCCCCATTTGGAGCCTTAGCGACCTCCACCGCTGCAAAGGGGCGCTTCCACAGCGAAGTCATCAGCAGGCTCGGTCCAGCCTGGGGCCAACGCTTGCCCTCACTGCTTGCAGACCTGAATCAACTCATGAGCGAGCGTCCGCACCCTGGATGCCAAATCAGTGCTCAACAACTTGGTGGGATGAGTTCTCAGGTACCCGTGTCACGCACATCATTCATTCATCGCGATGCGATCTGGAAACCTTGGATCAACGCCGTTTGGAACGCAAATGATCAAGAAGGACGAGAACGTGCACTGGATTGGCTTTTTCACGCCAACACCATCCTTACTGAATCCTGTCCTGGTGTTCACCTCGCGCAGATCCATCCACACCTGTCCTGC
- a CDS encoding DUF2811 domain-containing protein, with product MDRYPLEHCDTPVAESHSEVGISLVSMEAEIPEVLYRGMKDFIGLNPCWDQYRLLSSAIAQFLVQNGCTDRAVTERYLDDLFRRSQV from the coding sequence ATGGATCGATATCCCCTAGAGCATTGCGATACGCCCGTTGCTGAATCACACAGTGAAGTAGGAATTTCATTGGTGAGCATGGAAGCAGAAATCCCCGAAGTGCTTTATCGCGGAATGAAAGATTTCATCGGATTAAATCCCTGTTGGGATCAATATCGACTGCTTAGTTCTGCCATTGCTCAATTTTTAGTTCAAAACGGTTGTACCGATCGAGCCGTCACTGAGCGTTATCTCGACGATCTTTTTAGGCGTTCTCAGGTTTGA
- a CDS encoding asparaginase, translated as MTVPPGYGRSSRNSGCPAFEVVLKRGSSVESIHRVHAVVCDSKGRILMKAGRPDHETFVRSALKPFQALPALSSGASGSYDFGDRGLAICCSSHAGTAEHAREAFRVLWNAQLETDSLQCPIPAWGHSPLEHNCSGKHAAFLATSRKMGWPLESYLQGDHPLQQEINRRVGEFLGLPAEELVAERDDCGAPTLLLQLSQMALLYAHLGSSTHAELEQISRAMLAHPKLVAGEGRFDTELMSRSHKQVISKGGAEGVQCLSRTGDGLGVAIKVEDGSRRAKQAVALHLLRQLDWITQGSLDELEDKMLIIGPGVRLEVNGELRA; from the coding sequence ATGACAGTTCCTCCTGGCTACGGCAGATCGTCCAGAAATTCAGGCTGCCCCGCTTTTGAGGTTGTGCTGAAAAGAGGTTCATCGGTGGAATCAATCCATCGCGTGCATGCCGTTGTCTGTGATTCAAAAGGAAGAATCCTGATGAAGGCAGGACGACCTGATCATGAAACCTTTGTGAGATCAGCACTCAAGCCTTTTCAAGCCTTGCCTGCACTCAGCAGCGGCGCCTCTGGAAGCTATGACTTTGGCGATCGAGGTTTGGCGATTTGTTGTTCCTCCCATGCCGGAACTGCTGAACATGCCAGGGAAGCATTCCGAGTGCTTTGGAACGCCCAACTTGAAACGGACTCTCTCCAGTGCCCAATCCCCGCATGGGGTCACAGTCCGCTGGAGCACAATTGCTCCGGCAAACATGCTGCATTCCTTGCCACATCACGAAAAATGGGGTGGCCCTTGGAGAGCTATCTCCAAGGTGATCATCCACTGCAGCAAGAGATCAATCGACGCGTCGGAGAATTCCTCGGATTACCTGCTGAGGAACTAGTCGCAGAGCGCGATGATTGTGGTGCGCCCACCCTGCTGTTGCAGCTCTCCCAGATGGCCTTGCTCTATGCCCATCTCGGCTCTTCAACCCATGCTGAGCTGGAGCAAATCAGCAGAGCCATGCTCGCCCACCCCAAGCTTGTTGCCGGAGAAGGCCGATTCGACACCGAGCTCATGTCCCGCTCACATAAGCAGGTGATCAGCAAAGGTGGTGCCGAAGGCGTTCAGTGTCTCAGCAGAACAGGAGATGGCTTAGGAGTGGCGATCAAGGTGGAAGATGGCTCTCGCCGTGCGAAACAGGCAGTAGCACTCCATCTACTGCGACAACTTGATTGGATTACTCAGGGGAGCTTGGACGAACTGGAAGACAAGATGTTGATCATCGGTCCAGGAGTCCGACTCGAAGTGAATGGAGAACTGCGAGCGTGA
- the rsfS gene encoding ribosome silencing factor: MDSEQLAELAADACDDRKGVDIQLIRVDEVSSLADWLVIAGGQSDVQVKAMARSVEDRLEEEAKRLPLRKEGMNEGRWALLDYGELIVHILQSHERSYYDLEAFWSHGERRPHLASETSVGL; the protein is encoded by the coding sequence ATGGATAGTGAACAGCTGGCTGAACTTGCAGCGGATGCTTGCGACGATCGCAAGGGTGTCGATATTCAGCTGATTCGCGTTGATGAGGTCTCAAGCCTTGCCGATTGGTTGGTGATTGCAGGCGGTCAGAGCGACGTTCAGGTCAAGGCAATGGCCAGATCGGTTGAAGACCGTCTGGAAGAAGAGGCCAAACGACTCCCCTTACGCAAAGAAGGGATGAACGAAGGGCGCTGGGCCCTGCTCGATTACGGCGAATTGATTGTGCACATCCTGCAATCGCACGAACGCAGTTATTACGACTTGGAAGCGTTCTGGAGTCACGGTGAACGCCGTCCCCATCTAGCGTCCGAGACATCAGTAGGCCTCTGA
- a CDS encoding DUF3318 domain-containing protein: MSELQRLKGLLPPEMQSWVFVEAAAAVEPALITLEEIGRDEVEIQVDLDLWDSFALDHRNLLFWHEVGRIQNDTIPRDGWEMAALAIGLGGAIGELWVQDGLLLFMALGLSGFAGYRLYLKNNAEKRLRDAISADERAIDLACRFGYSVPNSYKSLGGALKELVEQTRKKKKRSFYEDRLEALRKSAGKARAEMAQQQGSNQSVTSENVYG; encoded by the coding sequence ATGAGTGAGCTCCAGCGACTGAAAGGGTTGCTGCCACCAGAGATGCAGAGCTGGGTATTCGTAGAAGCTGCTGCTGCTGTGGAACCTGCTTTGATCACTCTTGAAGAGATCGGCAGAGATGAGGTCGAGATTCAGGTGGATCTTGATCTGTGGGATAGCTTTGCTCTTGATCACAGAAACCTGCTGTTTTGGCACGAGGTCGGTCGGATCCAAAACGACACGATTCCTAGGGATGGTTGGGAAATGGCTGCTCTAGCCATCGGCCTGGGCGGTGCGATTGGTGAGCTTTGGGTCCAAGACGGTCTGCTCTTGTTTATGGCCCTGGGCTTGTCTGGGTTTGCTGGCTATCGCCTCTATCTCAAAAACAATGCCGAGAAGCGTCTCCGTGATGCGATCTCAGCGGACGAGCGGGCGATTGATCTGGCCTGCCGCTTTGGCTACAGCGTTCCGAACTCGTACAAAAGCTTGGGTGGCGCTCTGAAGGAATTAGTGGAACAGACACGCAAAAAGAAAAAGAGGAGCTTTTACGAGGATCGGCTTGAAGCACTCCGCAAAAGTGCAGGCAAAGCAAGGGCAGAGATGGCTCAGCAACAGGGCTCCAATCAATCTGTTACCAGCGAGAATGTCTATGGATAG
- a CDS encoding CGLD27 family protein: protein MAATIPCPVPPDQRPQEEFTQLSQSWFFAWPRHRQIDLDKALLLSWLLIAPLTVLIASGSWSLRHDSIRLVLAGAVSGLVLPMLLLVRQWLGWSYVHKRLLSERVEYEESGWYDGQVWEKPLSWRERDLLLAQHEVRPILGRLGRAMATTTGLILGGASICQALSFR from the coding sequence ATGGCTGCGACAATCCCCTGTCCTGTTCCTCCCGATCAACGTCCTCAGGAAGAGTTCACCCAGTTGAGCCAATCTTGGTTTTTTGCCTGGCCGCGTCATCGACAAATCGATTTAGACAAGGCGTTGCTCTTGAGTTGGCTTCTGATCGCTCCTCTCACCGTGCTGATTGCGAGCGGTAGTTGGAGCTTGAGACATGATTCAATTCGGCTCGTGCTGGCAGGTGCTGTTTCGGGGCTTGTTTTACCGATGCTGTTATTGGTACGCCAATGGCTGGGTTGGAGCTATGTCCACAAGCGTCTACTTTCTGAGCGCGTGGAATACGAAGAATCTGGTTGGTATGACGGGCAAGTTTGGGAAAAACCTTTGTCCTGGCGCGAGCGAGATCTACTGCTTGCCCAACATGAAGTTCGCCCGATCCTGGGACGGCTCGGAAGAGCCATGGCTACAACAACCGGGCTAATTCTTGGTGGAGCCAGCATCTGTCAGGCTCTCTCATTTCGCTGA
- the carB gene encoding carbamoyl-phosphate synthase large subunit, with protein sequence MPRRNDLRRILLLGSGPIVIGQACEFDYSGTQACKALRAEGYEVILINSNPASIMTDPEMADRTYVEPLTPDVVTQVIELERPDALLPTMGGQTALNLAVALAENGTLDRFGVELIGADLKAIQKAEDRKLFKQAMERIGVHVCPSGIASNLEEAESVGASISSYPRIIRPAFTLGGSGGGIAYNPEEFIAICKTGLDASPVSQILIEKSLLGWKEFELEVMRDLADNVVIVCSIENLDPMGVHTGDSITVAPAQTLTDREYQRLRDQSIAIIREIGVATGGSNIQFAINPADGEVVVIEMNPRVSRSSALASKATGFPIAKIAARLAIGYTLDEIVNDITGKTPACFEPTIDYVVTKVPRFAFEKFRGSPAVLTTAMKSVGEAMAIGRCFEESFQKALRSLETGLSGWGGDRPEPSCSKTDLERSLRTPSPDRILAVRSAMLSGMTDAHIHELSHIDPWFLAKLRGLIDVESELLNGRSLEDLDEPMLFKLKSLGYSDRQIAWFVDSKELNVRERRDQLGVTPVFKTVDTCAAEFASSTPYHYSTYERPLLRLKSDGQLQAMAPSTEVAIETRPKLMILGGGPNRIGQGIEFDYCCCHASFSAQEQGFATVMLNSNPETVSTDYDSSDRLYFEPLTLEDVLNVIEAERPNGVIVQFGGQTPLKLALPLLNWLSTPQGRSTGTQIWGTSPESIDLAEDREQFEAILRKLEIRQPRNGLARSEVEARSIAGNVGYPVVVRPSYVLGGRAMEVVYDEAELNRYMKEAVQVEPDHPVLIDQYLENAVEVDVDALCDHEGTVVIGGLMEHIEPAGIHSGDSACCLPSISLSEEALALIRHWSEALATTLKVQGLINLQFAVQRAVDGEEKVFIIEANPRASRTVPFVAKATGVPLARLATRLMTGETLSQVGLLTEPVPPLQSVKEAVLPFRRFPGADSLLGPEMRSTGEVMGSASDFGMAFAKAELAAGEALPTSGTVFLSTHDRDKTDLVPVARQLIGLGFKLIATSGTAKALRDQGLEVESVLKVHEGRPNIEDLIRSGDVQLVINTPIGRQAAHDDRYLRRAALDYSVTTLTTLAGARAAVEAIEALQTRTIVIHALQDVHSSLAGQ encoded by the coding sequence ATGCCCAGGCGGAACGATCTTCGTCGCATCCTCCTGTTGGGTTCCGGACCGATTGTGATCGGACAGGCCTGCGAGTTCGACTATTCAGGAACTCAGGCTTGTAAAGCCTTGAGGGCGGAGGGGTATGAGGTGATCCTAATCAACTCAAATCCGGCCTCGATCATGACGGATCCGGAAATGGCGGATCGCACGTATGTCGAGCCGCTCACGCCAGACGTTGTCACTCAAGTGATTGAACTTGAGCGGCCCGATGCCTTGCTCCCAACGATGGGAGGGCAGACCGCCCTCAACCTGGCGGTTGCGCTTGCCGAAAATGGAACCCTGGATCGGTTTGGCGTCGAACTGATCGGCGCTGATCTCAAAGCGATTCAAAAAGCTGAAGACCGGAAATTGTTCAAGCAGGCGATGGAACGCATTGGCGTTCACGTTTGCCCGTCAGGAATCGCCTCCAATTTGGAAGAAGCTGAATCGGTTGGTGCCTCGATCAGCAGCTATCCACGCATCATTCGACCTGCCTTCACACTCGGCGGTAGTGGTGGAGGGATCGCTTACAACCCCGAGGAGTTCATCGCCATTTGCAAGACGGGTCTTGATGCCAGTCCTGTCTCTCAGATCCTGATTGAGAAATCTTTGCTCGGTTGGAAGGAGTTTGAGCTTGAGGTGATGCGTGATTTGGCAGACAACGTCGTGATTGTTTGCAGCATTGAGAATTTGGATCCAATGGGGGTCCATACCGGTGACTCGATCACCGTTGCACCGGCTCAAACGCTCACAGATCGGGAATACCAAAGACTTCGAGATCAATCGATCGCGATTATTCGTGAGATTGGTGTGGCTACGGGTGGAAGCAATATCCAGTTCGCCATCAATCCTGCTGACGGCGAAGTGGTGGTGATTGAAATGAATCCAAGGGTGAGTCGCTCCTCTGCATTGGCGAGTAAGGCCACTGGATTTCCCATTGCCAAGATCGCTGCGAGGTTGGCCATTGGATACACCCTCGATGAGATCGTCAACGACATCACTGGCAAGACACCAGCTTGTTTTGAGCCCACCATTGACTACGTGGTCACGAAAGTACCTCGTTTTGCGTTTGAAAAGTTCCGTGGATCTCCCGCTGTTCTGACCACAGCGATGAAGTCGGTTGGTGAGGCGATGGCCATCGGTCGTTGTTTCGAAGAGTCGTTTCAGAAAGCATTGCGATCGCTGGAAACTGGCCTGTCTGGCTGGGGGGGTGACCGTCCGGAGCCCTCGTGTTCAAAAACTGATCTTGAACGTTCACTAAGGACACCTTCTCCCGATCGAATTTTGGCTGTCCGCAGCGCCATGCTGTCAGGAATGACTGATGCCCATATTCATGAATTAAGCCATATTGATCCTTGGTTCCTTGCAAAGTTAAGGGGATTAATTGATGTTGAGTCTGAGCTTTTAAATGGGCGCAGTTTGGAAGATCTTGATGAGCCAATGCTGTTTAAACTTAAGTCTCTGGGGTATTCAGATAGGCAAATAGCTTGGTTTGTTGATAGCAAAGAACTGAATGTGAGAGAGCGCAGGGATCAGTTGGGTGTGACGCCTGTGTTCAAAACAGTCGATACCTGTGCTGCTGAATTTGCTTCCTCCACTCCCTATCACTACTCAACCTATGAACGTCCGCTTCTTCGTTTGAAGTCAGATGGGCAACTTCAAGCCATGGCTCCATCCACTGAGGTTGCCATTGAAACGAGGCCCAAGTTGATGATTTTGGGTGGTGGACCTAATCGAATTGGGCAGGGTATTGAATTTGATTACTGTTGTTGCCATGCCTCCTTTTCCGCGCAGGAACAGGGTTTTGCGACAGTGATGTTAAACAGCAACCCCGAGACGGTCTCTACGGATTACGACAGCAGTGACCGTCTTTATTTCGAGCCCCTAACACTCGAGGATGTGCTGAATGTGATTGAGGCAGAGCGCCCGAATGGAGTGATTGTTCAATTCGGTGGGCAAACACCTCTCAAGCTTGCATTGCCTCTTTTGAATTGGCTCTCCACACCGCAAGGACGTTCTACGGGAACTCAAATTTGGGGGACCTCACCAGAATCAATTGATCTTGCGGAAGATCGGGAACAGTTTGAGGCCATTCTTCGGAAACTGGAGATTCGTCAACCTCGCAATGGTCTGGCTCGAAGTGAAGTTGAAGCACGGTCGATCGCAGGCAACGTTGGCTATCCCGTTGTTGTTCGTCCCTCTTACGTCTTGGGTGGGCGCGCCATGGAAGTTGTGTACGACGAGGCCGAGCTCAATCGCTATATGAAAGAAGCTGTTCAAGTTGAGCCTGATCATCCTGTGCTCATTGATCAATATCTGGAAAATGCTGTTGAGGTTGATGTTGATGCCCTTTGTGATCATGAGGGCACGGTTGTGATTGGTGGCTTGATGGAACACATAGAACCTGCAGGAATTCACTCCGGAGATTCAGCGTGTTGCTTGCCTTCCATTTCTCTAAGTGAAGAGGCTTTAGCCCTTATTCGGCATTGGAGTGAGGCGTTAGCGACCACATTGAAAGTTCAAGGATTAATTAATTTGCAATTCGCCGTTCAACGGGCTGTCGATGGGGAAGAGAAGGTGTTCATCATCGAAGCCAATCCTCGTGCTTCTCGAACTGTTCCCTTTGTGGCAAAAGCAACGGGTGTTCCATTGGCCCGTTTAGCAACCCGCCTGATGACGGGTGAAACGTTGAGCCAGGTTGGTCTGCTCACAGAACCTGTTCCTCCTTTGCAGTCCGTCAAAGAAGCAGTGCTCCCCTTCCGACGTTTTCCTGGGGCCGATTCTCTTCTGGGTCCGGAGATGCGCTCAACTGGTGAAGTGATGGGTTCTGCATCCGATTTCGGCATGGCTTTTGCCAAGGCAGAACTAGCGGCAGGTGAAGCGCTTCCAACGTCTGGAACTGTTTTTCTTTCAACGCATGATCGCGATAAGACGGATTTGGTGCCTGTAGCGCGCCAGTTGATCGGATTGGGCTTCAAATTGATTGCTACGTCTGGAACGGCTAAGGCACTGCGTGATCAAGGCTTGGAGGTTGAGTCTGTTCTCAAGGTGCATGAAGGACGGCCCAACATCGAAGACCTCATTCGTTCAGGGGATGTGCAGCTTGTGATCAACACTCCAATTGGACGCCAAGCTGCTCACGATGATCGCTATTTACGGAGGGCCGCTCTCGACTATTCCGTGACCACCCTCACCACATTGGCTGGTGCTCGTGCTGCTGTTGAGGCCATTGAGGCCTTGCAAACTCGAACAATCGTGATTCATGCTTTGCAAGACGTCCATTCATCGCTTGCTGGCCAGTAG
- a CDS encoding GMC oxidoreductase, which yields MPLKPFEAIVIGSGATGGVAAQTLAEAGVRVLVVETGPDLSAHAALGSEPINSMRRVRGLLSGQHRQQAQHPGYWKHNPLLYADERRYPYSTPKDQPFLWTQGRQVGGRSLTWGGITLRLSDLEFKAAERDGHGHSWPISHHDLDPHYSALERQFAVHGNRDGLAQLPDGCTTAPLSFTPEEQQLAAALQDTADIEMIHSRGFSAHQPSAECPWPPSSSPGSSLKTALSTGRVEVLSGHLAERLLMNRDQSRARGVVVIDQRKGERIELEAPLVVLCASTIASLRFLLISERSATEGGFQDPSASLGHHLMDHVSTCRFFQVPSRSGRHSLQDLDPTSQLSGAGSFFLPFGSLPPQRAGALPFSRGYGLWGAINRFDPPWWLKRNPDCRLGFLIGHGEVLPSAQNRVSLSETVDRWGVPIPHISCRWGANETAMVAHMHSIMAEAIALGGGEIQPLTDLVKMPLIEPIVGNMEAMKAGAPPPGYYVHELGGAPMGNDENNSVVDAWNRLWRCPNVLVVDGSCWTTSAWQSPTLTMMAITRRACLQALKPENA from the coding sequence GTGCCGCTGAAACCCTTCGAAGCCATCGTGATCGGTTCAGGTGCAACCGGTGGTGTGGCCGCCCAAACGCTTGCTGAAGCAGGAGTTCGCGTTTTGGTGGTGGAAACAGGCCCAGACCTGAGCGCTCACGCCGCCCTGGGGAGCGAACCGATCAACAGCATGCGACGCGTCCGTGGCCTTCTCAGCGGTCAGCACCGACAACAGGCTCAGCATCCCGGTTATTGGAAACACAATCCACTTCTCTATGCCGATGAGCGGCGCTATCCCTACTCCACACCAAAAGATCAACCTTTTCTGTGGACACAAGGGCGCCAAGTTGGAGGCAGGAGTTTGACCTGGGGTGGAATCACCCTGCGACTCTCTGATCTGGAATTTAAGGCTGCAGAGAGGGATGGCCACGGTCACTCTTGGCCTATTTCCCATCACGATCTAGATCCGCATTATTCCGCTCTGGAACGGCAATTTGCCGTTCATGGCAACAGAGATGGACTCGCGCAACTCCCAGATGGTTGCACCACTGCACCCCTGAGTTTCACCCCAGAGGAACAACAGCTGGCTGCTGCCCTCCAGGACACAGCAGACATCGAGATGATTCACTCACGCGGTTTTTCAGCGCATCAACCGTCCGCTGAGTGTCCATGGCCGCCATCGAGCAGTCCTGGCAGCAGTCTCAAAACGGCACTCTCCACTGGACGAGTGGAGGTGCTGTCAGGGCACCTGGCAGAACGTCTGCTGATGAACCGTGATCAAAGTCGCGCTCGCGGAGTCGTTGTCATCGATCAACGCAAAGGGGAGCGAATTGAGCTCGAGGCACCGCTGGTGGTTCTCTGTGCTTCCACCATTGCCTCTCTGCGATTTCTATTGATCTCAGAACGCTCAGCGACGGAAGGAGGCTTTCAAGATCCCTCAGCAAGCCTTGGGCATCACTTGATGGATCACGTTTCAACCTGCCGCTTCTTTCAAGTGCCAAGCAGGAGTGGACGTCACTCCCTCCAAGATCTAGATCCCACCAGCCAGTTGTCAGGGGCAGGAAGTTTTTTCCTTCCCTTTGGAAGTCTTCCACCACAACGCGCTGGAGCTCTTCCGTTTTCAAGAGGATATGGACTTTGGGGTGCGATCAATCGCTTTGATCCACCCTGGTGGTTAAAAAGAAATCCCGACTGCCGTTTGGGTTTTCTGATTGGCCATGGGGAAGTGCTTCCCTCCGCTCAGAACAGGGTCAGCTTGTCGGAAACAGTGGATCGCTGGGGAGTTCCCATCCCTCATATCAGCTGCCGATGGGGAGCGAACGAAACAGCGATGGTGGCTCACATGCACTCGATAATGGCTGAAGCCATTGCCCTAGGGGGAGGGGAGATTCAACCCCTAACCGATCTGGTCAAGATGCCGCTGATCGAACCCATTGTTGGAAACATGGAAGCGATGAAAGCAGGTGCGCCGCCGCCTGGCTATTACGTGCATGAGCTGGGTGGAGCTCCGATGGGCAACGATGAAAACAACAGTGTTGTGGATGCCTGGAATCGCCTCTGGCGCTGTCCGAACGTGTTGGTCGTTGATGGCTCATGTTGGACCACTTCAGCGTGGCAAAGCCCAACCTTGACAATGATGGCAATTACGAGGAGAGCTTGCCTGCAGGCGCTCAAACCTGAGAACGCCTAA
- a CDS encoding sirohydrochlorin chelatase has product MSSDPRASQPSPYGILICGHGSRNRLAVEEFERLAIGLRRRMSPIPVEHGFLEFAKPILRDGLDRLREQGVERVLAIPAMLFAAGHAKNDIPSVLNTYSAETGLEIDYGRELGVDRLMIAAAGARIQEALDANSEVPLSETMLVVVGRGSSDPDANSNVAKVARMLVEGFGFGWGETVYSGVTFPLVEPGLRHVVRLGFKRIIVFPYFLFSGVLVTRIRQHSERVANDHPEVEFLHASYLGDHARVQDTFVERVDEVLGGETAMNCSLCKYRAQVLGFETEVGLAQASHHHHVEGLTDGCDLCELECTGACQPDGVPIPLGGGHEPHTHGDHAHDHGHHPYPHAEHPLGPSTLRGRSADSKTDGPEP; this is encoded by the coding sequence GTGAGTTCAGATCCGAGAGCGTCGCAACCATCGCCCTATGGGATTTTAATTTGTGGCCATGGCAGCAGGAATCGCTTAGCGGTTGAGGAATTTGAACGTCTCGCGATCGGTCTGCGCCGGCGTATGAGTCCTATTCCTGTTGAACACGGGTTTTTGGAATTTGCCAAACCAATCCTTAGGGATGGTTTGGATCGCTTAAGAGAGCAAGGGGTGGAGCGGGTGCTGGCGATTCCAGCCATGTTGTTTGCGGCAGGCCATGCCAAAAATGACATCCCGTCCGTGCTGAACACCTACAGCGCTGAAACCGGTTTGGAGATCGATTACGGCCGAGAACTCGGAGTTGATCGATTAATGATTGCAGCGGCAGGCGCTCGGATTCAAGAGGCCTTGGACGCCAATTCAGAGGTTCCTTTATCTGAAACCATGTTGGTGGTTGTTGGACGGGGGTCATCGGATCCCGATGCCAATTCCAACGTCGCGAAGGTTGCCCGAATGTTGGTGGAAGGTTTTGGCTTCGGCTGGGGCGAAACCGTGTATTCCGGCGTCACGTTCCCGCTGGTGGAGCCAGGGCTGCGGCATGTGGTGCGCCTTGGTTTTAAGCGCATCATCGTGTTCCCCTATTTCCTGTTTTCTGGTGTTCTTGTGACCAGGATCCGCCAGCACAGTGAACGGGTCGCCAACGATCACCCCGAAGTTGAATTTCTGCATGCCTCCTATCTCGGAGACCACGCAAGGGTTCAAGACACGTTTGTAGAGCGGGTGGATGAAGTGCTGGGTGGTGAGACAGCGATGAATTGTTCGCTCTGTAAATACAGAGCACAGGTGCTGGGTTTTGAAACTGAGGTAGGCCTAGCCCAGGCCAGTCACCATCACCATGTGGAGGGTTTGACCGATGGCTGCGATCTGTGTGAGCTCGAATGCACCGGGGCCTGTCAGCCCGATGGTGTACCCATTCCACTGGGGGGTGGGCATGAGCCTCACACGCATGGAGATCATGCCCATGACCATGGGCATCACCCCTACCCGCATGCAGAGCATCCTTTAGGTCCCAGCACCCTTCGTGGTCGCAGTGCGGATTCGAAGACGGATGGCCCTGAACCCTGA
- a CDS encoding DUF3386 domain-containing protein, with protein sequence MTTTSATVIAPGSDCRDAFRAAYQNRYTWDPGFAGYSGRCIWLQGDRSVEGTFSVGADLKAKVEGVSDAEVEKAFASQLWEVCIHRVRRTFEQTHSENTFTAGDCTDEGLEVIIGGKGQGDKYRIKNDVVTMVHRHIHGTVVSIHTESTTDTGDGYLSHSYTSQYADPASGELRGGMNRFTDTFAPVSEGGAWVLSERIIRTDACADSPASEQTFRFIDLTSA encoded by the coding sequence TTGACCACGACCTCTGCGACAGTGATTGCTCCAGGCAGCGATTGCCGGGATGCTTTTCGTGCTGCTTATCAAAACCGTTACACCTGGGATCCAGGATTTGCTGGATATTCAGGTCGCTGCATCTGGCTACAAGGTGATCGCTCTGTTGAAGGAACTTTCAGTGTTGGCGCTGATTTAAAAGCCAAGGTTGAGGGCGTCTCCGACGCTGAAGTTGAAAAGGCATTTGCTTCACAGTTGTGGGAAGTTTGCATTCATCGTGTGCGTCGCACATTCGAACAGACCCATTCTGAAAATACATTTACCGCCGGTGATTGCACCGATGAGGGTCTTGAAGTCATTATTGGCGGTAAGGGCCAAGGTGATAAGTACAGGATTAAAAATGATGTTGTGACGATGGTCCATCGTCACATTCATGGAACGGTGGTAAGCATTCACACCGAAAGCACGACCGACACTGGAGATGGCTATCTCAGCCATTCATACACGAGTCAATACGCTGATCCAGCCAGTGGAGAGCTGCGCGGAGGAATGAATCGCTTTACTGACACCTTTGCACCCGTCTCTGAGGGTGGCGCTTGGGTGCTGAGCGAGCGCATAATTCGTACGGATGCTTGCGCTGATTCCCCTGCTAGTGAGCAGACTTTTCGTTTTATTGACCTGACAAGCGCTTGA